A segment of the Fibrobacter succinogenes subsp. succinogenes S85 genome:
TCAGCAACGCCTGCACCCGAAAGCGCAGCCGCACGCGGCGAAACCTGCATCGCAAGGAACTTCATCGTCACACCGCCCGGGTCCAAATGCCAATACTCCCCTGCAAACGCGAGGGAACCAACAGTCAGTGCAAACGAAAGAAACTTTTTGAACATACGATTAATAAGATACAAAAAATAGAACTTAGAACTTAGACCGCTGCGCTCTTAGAACTTAGAATATTGCAATATCCCTAAGTTCTAAGCTCTGCCAACTAAGTTCTAATTTCGCCAGCCTTCCATAATCTTGAGGCAGTCCGCGAGGAGTTCTGCACTGCGTTCCTTGCCTTCGGTTTCCACGTAGCAGCGGAATTCCGGAGCGTTTCCACTCGGACGCAAGTGGATGATGTCGCCAGAATCGAATTCCATGCGGTAGCCATCGACTTCGTTCAACGAAACAATCTTGCCCTGGAACGTCTTGTCCTTTGCAAACTTGGAGGGCTTTGCTGCGAGAGCGCCAAACAGCTTTTCGCCGAGATTCTTTTCGCGGATTTCAGCGAGCTTTGCCTTCGACTTTTCGGTCGGGAATTCCTTGAGGCGGTCGCTCACGGTAAAGCGCTTCGGCAACTTGCGGAGCAAATCCACAACGCACATGCGTTCCTTGCGGACCATTACCATCACAGCAATCATCGGGAGGAGGGCGTCACGTGTCGGGAGGGCCTTGAGTGTGCGGCCATCGAGCGTCAAATCCGTCTCGAGCAAGAAACCGCCATTGGCTTCGTAACCTGCAACCGTGAGGCTCTTGTCATTTGCATCGACCAGGCTTTCCATGCCGGCAATCACATACGGGCTACCAATGCGCGTACGGCAAATCTTTTCAAAGCTACCGGACTTTTCAAGCGAAGTGTTGCAACTCACCGGAGTTGCAATGCGCTTGATGCCAAGAGACTGTGCGGCCAAAATACCAAGCACGTCGCCACGGAGCCACATGCCCACATCATCAGCCAAAAGCGGGCGGTCAGAATCGCCGTCGGTGCTGAACACGGCATCCACGTAATCCTTGTGCGTAAATTCACGAGCGAGTTCTTCATCTTCCTTGCGGATAGCTTCGGTATCGACCGGAACAAACACATCGCTACGGCCAAACGGCTTGACTGTCGCACCGAGGCTTTCGAGAACCTTCACCACGATGTCGCGGCCCACAGCGGAATGCTGGTAAACGCCAATCGTGAGTCCATGCAATGCATCGCTACCGAAAAAGTCCGGGTAACGCTTGCAATAATTCGTTTCGGCTTCCGCTTCGACCGCCGGGAGTTCAGGCGCAGCCTTCAGCATGCCCTTGTCGTCAAAAAGCGCTTCGTCGAAATCGACCGACTGCGAAACAATTCCCTGTTCGTCGGCCTTCGTGATTTCGCCATTCGGGTGGTTAAACTTGATACCGTTGCGGTCAGCCGGAATGTGGCTACCCGTCACCATGATGGTCGGCAAATGCTTGTCGATGCCGTACATCGCAATCGCGGGGCTCGGGATGCGACCGCAGTAAATCACCTTCCAGTTTGCATCGGCACCAGCCTGCATGAGCGACTTCAAGATGCGTTCCGTACTCGGACGCAAGTCGCCCGCAATCGCAATCGTGCGTTCGCACTTGTAAGACGCTTCGCAGTACTTGATAAAGGAACGCGCGTACACATAGCACACACGGTCGGTCATAGCGCTCACGAGACCGCGAGCACCGCTCGTACCAAACGCCACCCCGGACTGTTTCATAACATCTTGCATCGCAACGGACATATTAAACCTCTGTTTAGTAGGCGATAGGAAGTAGACAATAAGAAGTCTCTAAAACCGCCAAATGATTTACAATGGACAAGATAGAAAAATATGTTTTTAAGATATTTCCAACGCCCTTGCTCTATCGTAAATACATTCCTTATACTTAGCCTTCGCTTCTTCACTTAAGAAAGACGCGTCTATCATTTCGTTCATTTCATCAAGATGGTTGGTCATTTCACGAATAAACCGCTCAGCCCTTTTCTCGACAATGCCGATACGTTTTGCAAATTCCATAAAATCCGGAGCACCATAAAAGCCATTGGCACTAAAGAAGTCGCTTTCGTAATCCTCTTCATCTGCAAAAAGATCAAGTGCCATTCTTTCATCAGAAGCATGCAACGACGTATTCAACAAATCATATGCGGGAGTCAATACAAATACCCCCTCCTTATTTGGAGAGTATATCGAAAAATTCTTGATATGCGCATCGCCGTTACACACAAGATAATTAAACAAAATAATCTTGAAAAATTCTTCGGCAGCAACAATATAAGCACTCACATGTTGTTTTATAAGTCCCGCAATTTCTTCGTAACTAATACTTTCGTACTTAAAGTTTGAACCCGCATTTTGGCTGCACAAGTCCGCAACTTGGGCAAAATCCTCTTGATGAATCCTCGTACCGTCTTTACGGACATCAAACCGTTTTGTTAAATAGGCAAATTCTCCAGAAGAAAATTCCATCAATGCCGACTCAGCCACATTCATCTTGAAAATCTGTTTTGCCATTTGCATAGTGACATGTTCATTGGCTGGCATATCACGAAATAAGCGAAACCGCATACTTGTAGCAGGCTTGAGAATATAGGTTCCAGCACGATCGGTAGGCTCCAATTTTTTCCAACCAAATCTTAATGAAAACTTTATCTGCGCTCCAGATATTGAAATGCGTTTGACTACATTACCTGTACCTTGAGCAATATCAGGAAGTGTAAAATCAAGTTTCGCACTAAATTTATCCTTATTAAAAATTTTTCTAGAACAAGTGCGGCAAAAATCATCTTCACATTCCCTAAGACAGCTACGGCAACGCATTATCGAGCCTCCTGCACTGTAATATCCCCGATAGATTCATTTTTACAAAGTGCCAATAAAACCGCAAAATCATCATTGACGTTAATCTTTAGTCGCTTGCAGATATCTGCTCTATTTTCGCCTTCAGGCAAAAGTCCGCTAAAAAAAGGGAACAAACATTTAGAATAAAAAATCCTTTTCGATTTCGGCAAATTGATAGCAATAGAGGTTCCGTCTTTATCGATATAATCCGCATCATAAATAAAGACGAACCGCCTTTTACTAGCAAGAAGAATACCTGCAATTTTTCCGTTCTTGAAAACAAAAGCCTTTCGAATTTTATAATAAATGCTATTCATGGACGACCCGTTCCTTCAAAGTGATAACGAGTCCAAGAACTTGCAAAAGTTCAAAAAGTACTTTAACGCTCGGATTTGCGCGCCCGCTCTCAATACCATTAACAGTACGCAGACAGACTCCCGACATTTCAGCAAGATCAGCTTGAGATATATTCAGCTCCTTACGCCTGTCGGCAATCTGCTTGCCCAAAGAAGATATTTCCGTCTGACCCATCGGTTTAAACTCCAAATTATGCAACATATTGCCAATTCTATAGTAAAAATACTACAAATAGTATAATTCGTCAACTAAATTGCGCAATATATTGCGTAAACAAACAATCAGACAGCGACTACTTCGCAAACGTAAACAGGATTGCGGTGATAATTATAGCAGCGATAAGGGTAAAACATGAACACATACTTAGAAAGTACATTTTGATTTTGACACTTTACTGTCAAAAACTCAAATTTCTATATTCCCCGTCATGGATAGAGCACGCCGCCGCAAATTTGGACAGAACTTTCTTGACGTTGAAACCGCCACCGCCATCGCAGGCGATTTGCCCGCCGAAGCAGGAGAATTCGTCCTTGAGATTGGTCCCGGTCACGGCGCTCTCACGGAGCACTTGCTCAACCGCGGGCTAGAACTTACTGCTGTCGAAATCGACGAGCAGTGCGTTGAAGTCTTGAACGAAAAATTCAAGGACTACAAGAACTTCAACATTGTAAACATTGACTTTTTGAAGTTTGACTTGCAGGCGTTTTTGGATGCGCATGCCAAGCCGTGGGTTACAGGCAACTTACCATACAACGTAAGTACAGCAATTATCGCAGGGCTTATGCCGCGCTTGCACTTGACCAAAGGCTTTATGGGAATGGTGCAGCTCGAAGTCGCCGAACGCATCTGCGCCGAACCATGCTCCAGCAATTACGGGAGCCTTTCCGTACTTGTTTCTGCATTTGCGAACACGCAGATTTTGCGCAAGATCGGGCCGGAACATTTCACGCCAAAGCCGAATGTCGATAGCGCCACGATGCTCTTGACACCGCGCGAAGACGCCATCCAGGCGCCCGACGGATTCTTTGACTTTGTGCGTACCGCATTCACGCAAAAGCGCAAGACGCTTGCGAATTCCTTTGGACGCAATTACGACAAGAAGAAAATCCAGGCGACCATTGAACTTTTGGATTGGCCGACAACCATCCGCGCCGAAGAACTCAGCCCCGAGCAGTTCCTGAATTTCTACAAGGCATTTAAAGGTGAAAATTAAAATCCTTATAGACAACATCAGCGGTGCCGAAAAGCAATTAAAAGGTGAATGGGGACTTTGCGTCTACACCGAATTCAACGGCAAAAGCATTCTGCTCGATACAGGAGCGTCCACGCAATTCGCGAAGAACGCCACCATCATGGGAATAGACATTTCCAAAATTGACGCCGGCGTCTTGAGCCATGCGCATTACGATCACGCCGACGGCATGCAGGAATTTTTCGACAAGAACGACCACGCCAAATTCTACTTGCGTGATGCCGCCCGCGAAAACTGCTACCATACGCACAAGTTCTTAAAGTTTTTCACCTATCAAGAATACATCGGCATTCACAAAGGAACACTCAAAAAGAACGCCAACCGCATTGTATTCGTCAACGGCGACTGTGAAATTTTTCCGGGAGTCACACTCGTCGGTCACAAGACTCCGAACCTCGATGAAATTGGCAAACGCGCCCACATGAGCGTCAAGGAAAACGGAAAGTACCGCCCCGACAGTTTCGACCACGAACAAAGTCTAGTCTTCGACACACCAAAGGGGCTGTTCATCATGAACAGCTGTAGCCACGGTGGCGCCGACAACATTATCAAGGAAATCGAAGCGACATTCCCTGGCAAACAGATTTACGCCATCCTCGGCGGATTCCATTTATTCCGCACGCCCGACGACCGCGTAAAAGTATTCGCCGAACGCCTCCGCGATTTGAATGTTCAAAAAATCTACACAGGGCATTGCACCGGGCAACGCGCCTACGAGATTTTGCATGATGTGCTCGGTGACAAAGTTGAACAAATGCACACCGGCATGGAAATCGAAGTATAGAACATAATAAATCAAATACCTCATTCAAACATTCCTGCAAAAGCAGGATTTTTCTTTATTTTTAGCATAAAAAAATAAACAACATTCTTTATTTATTCTAATTTATTATTTAAAAACAGATTTCTATAAACAAGGTATTACAAATGAAAAAACTTTTTGCAGTTTTGTTAGTCCTCTTCGCCACCACACTTTCCTTTGCACAGGCCCAAGCACACAAACTCGCCATGGACAGAGGCATCTTCACAACAGACTACACCATTGATGGTCAAGATGTTGATAGCGATGCTTTTGAAAGAGAACTCGCCAATGTTCCAGAAGCTATCAGCAAATGGAACACCGGAAATACAATGAGATATATTTCGTGGGGAGCCGCATTCGGTGGCGGATTCCTATTGGGCTACGGGATTGCAGAAGGTTCCGGCTATCAAGCCCCAGAAAGCTATAAAATGAAAGTCCTTGGTGGTGGAATAATCATCGTTGCCGCATTAATTGTTGAACACATCGGCAACTCCAAAAAAGATGATGCCGTTGATATTTACAACAAAGAAATCGGCAAAATTGCAGGCAATGAATCAGTCAACTTGAGCCTTGTTCCGACTGAACAAGGCGGCATTGCTCTCGCTTTCAACTTCTAGAGCTTTACTTGCTGTAATCGCGTTCGCCAAAGAGCGCGGTTCCCACGCGAATCATCGTAGAACCTTCTTCGATGGCGACTTCCAAATCGCCCGTCATGCCCATCGAAAGCTGATCGAACGCAGCAAAGGCTCCACCTTTCGCAAGGAACTTGTCGCGCAGCCCACGCAAGAACGCAAAGCATTCGCGGGAATCTTCAGCCACACCCGTGTTCTTGCCAATCGTCATGAGGCCGCGAAAACGCAAATGCGGGAAGTTTTCGCTTTTGCCGTCCGCTGCTGCGCCCGCGCGCTTTTCCAAATCTTCAAGGAACGCTTCGGCTTCGTGAACGTCCAAGCCACTCTTCGTTTCTTCCTCGCCCGCATTTACCTGGAACAAAATGTCAAGAACTTTGCCCTGGCCATTTGCAGCTGCCGCACAGACCTTTTCGAGCTTTTCCACCGCTTCGATGCTTGCAATGGAATGGATGCAGTCAGCCACAAGAGCAGCCTTCTTGAGTTTGTTACTTTGCACAGGACCAATCACATGGCAACGCACGCGGCTTCCGTCCTTTGCCGTACGCGGTTCAGAGAACTTGAGTTCCGCCTCTTGCACGCGGTTTTCGCCAAAGTCCGTTGCACCCAGAGCAATCGCATTTTCCACAGCTTCTGCCGGGTGGAACTTGCTCACCCAAACGAGCTTCACGGATTCACGGCTGCGGCCTGCAATCTTGCAGGCTTCATCAATCCTTGCTTCGAGAGCTGCAAGGTGCTCGCGCATTTCATCAAGAGTAAATTCCATAGTAGTAACGAGGTCGCGCCTACGGCACTTTAAGGTTAATTATCATGCAGAAATTAGAAAATTTTCTTTTTCCAAAGGAACAGTATTCTCGACAATTTTATTCATACAATAAAAAAGCGACCCATTTCAACGAGTCGCCGTTTAACATTAAACTTATTTTAAGTCAATCCGCCAAGTCTGTTTACCAACGCGCACAATATAACCGCCCACCCAGGGAACAGCGATATTGAAGTTTTCCGATGCTACGCGTCCTTTTTGCAACACGCGGCCCTGCATATCAAAAATTGCATAAGCCGAACCCACAGGCGCCCCAGTCACCAGAATGCTTCTTGAAACAGAATTCACCGACAATTCCATATGCGCTCTTGTCAAGGAAATTATCGCGTTATGCTTCTCCGAAGAACTGCTAGACGACTTCGCTTTTTCTACAGAGCTAGACGAAGAACTCTTTTTCTCTACAGAACTCGATGATGAGGATTTTGCTTGAACAGAGCTCGACGACTTAGCCTCCTCGGAACTAGACGAGGATTCCCTCAATTCATATTTTTGATATAACACTGTATCCGATATAACCTTTACATAGCGGTTTCTAGGCATAGATATTTCATTCTGATTTTGGTCATACCATTCTCCATAGGTCACATACAACGAAGTCGACGATCCGTATTTCACCCACACCGAATCAAAGGCATTCACCTGTTCCACGTTACATTTGGCCGTATCAGGAGAATTGCAGATTTTTACCGTATAAACATTTAGCGTAGAATCATAGAGCGCATAAGCCATTCGATCCATAAAAATCTTTTCGGGCAAATTCCATCCCTTAAAGGTGTACGTATACCCAATCGTCTTTTCCAATGTCGGAGTTTCACCTTTATAAGCCGCAGCTTCACCCGTTCCTACAGAATCACAGCCCAATTTTGTCTTGAGCATATCGCTGTTATAATAACAAACAAGCCACTTCATATCCGTTTCTTCACCGTATTTGGCGTACACGGTATCGCCTTCGAATAAATGAGAATTTGCCGTAACACGAACTCCATCCTTGGTATACCATCCTAAGAAGGTTTTTCCCTCAGGAACATCGACACTGTCTGGAATAGTCGTTTCCCCGGTATAAGAACTCAACTGTTCACGGATAAGCTTATCCCCTACAAAAATAATTCTCTGAATTGGGAGATGCGTCGAATCCGCAAAAATCGGATATCCTCCATAGCGGCTCCACCGTCCAGAATTTTCAGCTTTTCCTCTTTGAGTATTCAATGTCCACGCAAACCAATCTGATTGCATTTGGCTGGTTGAAAAAGAATAGTACCAAGAAGGTCCATCGAAATCTTTATTTACCGCAGGGTACACATCTCTTGCCGACCAGTAAGGTTTCAATATCGTAGCATCGTAATAGCTATTTTGAAGAGTCGACTTATTTGTATCAACCAATGCAAACGCGTTCAAACGGGGTGCAATGATATAATTATTCATAATTACACCAGAAGACTTCGTTTGGACTTCATTTCTCGCCGCAATGCCTCCAGCCGAATTCCCCCACGATTCCATAATCACAAGAGCCGAACTGTAATTATCAAGCACATATCCCGAATTGATACCAACAAGGCCACCGGCCTTTGTAGAATGAGAGCTCGATCTCACAATCCCTTCTGTATGGCACATTTCTATTAAACCAGTATTAGTGCCGGAAATACCACCAACTTTTGCAGAATGACTCCCTCCATCAAGAGAGATATTAGCAAAACATCTCTGAATCTTCCCCCAGTTACAGCCAGCAATGCCACCTACATTAGCTCCATACGATCTAGACGTTGCACGAACATCCGTCGATGAATTTCTTATCGTGCCTTTTTCTGCATTTGTCGCGACAATTCCACCAACAACATCATTATTGTGAGTCGCATCCACGTAACCTTCAACATAACAATTCTCGATCAAGCCTTTATTTACGCTAGCAATTCCCCCAGGACGATAATCCACCACGCCAACATGCACCATATTCAAGTTTTTCACAACACCCGACGTATCAATCAGCCTAAAGAGAGGAGCATCCTCTACTGCGGTCGAACGATAATTGTATAGCGTATGGCCTTGTCCGTCAAATACACCTGAAAGTTTTCTGTCACTTGGGAAAATATCATTCAAGCTATCCGCATCAAATTCCTCAGCAAAATCGATATCGATTTCGAGCACGGCGTTTATCGCATCTGACTTCTGGCTCAGCTGCTTGACATACCACATAAATTCATCGACAGAGGTCAGCTTGAAGAAAAACTTCTTATCGATTACAGTGACTTCGGGTTGTCCATCCAGACGTCCAAAAGAAAAACTAGCATAGAACAAGCAAATAATTGCCAAAATCCATTTTTTCATAATTCCCCCTATTCTTCCAAATATTTCTCTTCTGTGATTTTAGTCCACATGCCATCCTTGCACTGGTAATATTCTGTTTTAGTATCAGAATTAAGCGTGTACGATTTCTTTATCCCTTCATTTTCCTCAATGCAAGGCATCTTCAGTTTCTTTTCTACGTCAGTGAATTTTCGCCACGTTTCTTTATCACAAATATACGAGTAGGGTTTGCCAAAAGTCATTCCCTGCCATTCTTCAATACATTCGCCAACGATTCGATCTGGAGTAATTTCCGTCCATTTCCATTCAGGTCCAATGCACTCGTAATAAACGTTTTGATAAGT
Coding sequences within it:
- a CDS encoding MBL fold metallo-hydrolase, producing the protein MKIKILIDNISGAEKQLKGEWGLCVYTEFNGKSILLDTGASTQFAKNATIMGIDISKIDAGVLSHAHYDHADGMQEFFDKNDHAKFYLRDAARENCYHTHKFLKFFTYQEYIGIHKGTLKKNANRIVFVNGDCEIFPGVTLVGHKTPNLDEIGKRAHMSVKENGKYRPDSFDHEQSLVFDTPKGLFIMNSCSHGGADNIIKEIEATFPGKQIYAILGGFHLFRTPDDRVKVFAERLRDLNVQKIYTGHCTGQRAYEILHDVLGDKVEQMHTGMEIEV
- a CDS encoding HipA N-terminal domain-containing protein, translated to MNSIYYKIRKAFVFKNGKIAGILLASKRRFVFIYDADYIDKDGTSIAINLPKSKRIFYSKCLFPFFSGLLPEGENRADICKRLKINVNDDFAVLLALCKNESIGDITVQEAR
- a CDS encoding helix-turn-helix transcriptional regulator: MGQTEISSLGKQIADRRKELNISQADLAEMSGVCLRTVNGIESGRANPSVKVLFELLQVLGLVITLKERVVHE
- a CDS encoding phosphomannomutase, with amino-acid sequence MSVAMQDVMKQSGVAFGTSGARGLVSAMTDRVCYVYARSFIKYCEASYKCERTIAIAGDLRPSTERILKSLMQAGADANWKVIYCGRIPSPAIAMYGIDKHLPTIMVTGSHIPADRNGIKFNHPNGEITKADEQGIVSQSVDFDEALFDDKGMLKAAPELPAVEAEAETNYCKRYPDFFGSDALHGLTIGVYQHSAVGRDIVVKVLESLGATVKPFGRSDVFVPVDTEAIRKEDEELAREFTHKDYVDAVFSTDGDSDRPLLADDVGMWLRGDVLGILAAQSLGIKRIATPVSCNTSLEKSGSFEKICRTRIGSPYVIAGMESLVDANDKSLTVAGYEANGGFLLETDLTLDGRTLKALPTRDALLPMIAVMVMVRKERMCVVDLLRKLPKRFTVSDRLKEFPTEKSKAKLAEIREKNLGEKLFGALAAKPSKFAKDKTFQGKIVSLNEVDGYRMEFDSGDIIHLRPSGNAPEFRCYVETEGKERSAELLADCLKIMEGWRN
- a CDS encoding HipA domain-containing protein yields the protein MRCRSCLRECEDDFCRTCSRKIFNKDKFSAKLDFTLPDIAQGTGNVVKRISISGAQIKFSLRFGWKKLEPTDRAGTYILKPATSMRFRLFRDMPANEHVTMQMAKQIFKMNVAESALMEFSSGEFAYLTKRFDVRKDGTRIHQEDFAQVADLCSQNAGSNFKYESISYEEIAGLIKQHVSAYIVAAEEFFKIILFNYLVCNGDAHIKNFSIYSPNKEGVFVLTPAYDLLNTSLHASDERMALDLFADEEDYESDFFSANGFYGAPDFMEFAKRIGIVEKRAERFIREMTNHLDEMNEMIDASFLSEEAKAKYKECIYDRARALEIS
- a CDS encoding YggS family pyridoxal phosphate-dependent enzyme yields the protein MEFTLDEMREHLAALEARIDEACKIAGRSRESVKLVWVSKFHPAEAVENAIALGATDFGENRVQEAELKFSEPRTAKDGSRVRCHVIGPVQSNKLKKAALVADCIHSIASIEAVEKLEKVCAAAANGQGKVLDILFQVNAGEEETKSGLDVHEAEAFLEDLEKRAGAAADGKSENFPHLRFRGLMTIGKNTGVAEDSRECFAFLRGLRDKFLAKGGAFAAFDQLSMGMTGDLEVAIEEGSTMIRVGTALFGERDYSK
- the rsmA gene encoding 16S rRNA (adenine(1518)-N(6)/adenine(1519)-N(6))-dimethyltransferase RsmA — encoded protein: MDRARRRKFGQNFLDVETATAIAGDLPAEAGEFVLEIGPGHGALTEHLLNRGLELTAVEIDEQCVEVLNEKFKDYKNFNIVNIDFLKFDLQAFLDAHAKPWVTGNLPYNVSTAIIAGLMPRLHLTKGFMGMVQLEVAERICAEPCSSNYGSLSVLVSAFANTQILRKIGPEHFTPKPNVDSATMLLTPREDAIQAPDGFFDFVRTAFTQKRKTLANSFGRNYDKKKIQATIELLDWPTTIRAEELSPEQFLNFYKAFKGEN